From a single Hippoglossus stenolepis isolate QCI-W04-F060 chromosome 2, HSTE1.2, whole genome shotgun sequence genomic region:
- the anxa5b gene encoding annexin A5b, producing the protein MASRGTVKASGNFNASADAEVLHKAMKGLGTDEDAIVQLLVARSNAQRQQIKTMYKTLFGKDLVSDLKGELGGKFESLIVGLMSAPLAYDVTSIRNAIKGAGTDEKVLVEIIGSRTAQQVKEISAAYRQEYDDDLEEDVSGDTSGHFKRLLVILLQSNRQKGIQQGEIENDAQALFKAGEQKFGTDEQSFVTILGNRSAEHLRKVFDAYMKLSGYEMEETIQKETSGGLRDLLLAVVKCARSVPVYFAETLYYAMKGAGTDDDTLIRVMVTRSEVDLLDVRSEFRRLFACSLHSMIKGDTGGDYRKALLLLCGGDDA; encoded by the exons ATG GCCAGCAGAGGAACCGTGAAAGCCAGCGGCAACTTCAACGCCAGCGCTGATGCTGAGGTCCTGCACAAAGCCATGAAAGGGCTGG GGACTGATGAGGATGCCATCGTGCAGCTGTTGGTGGCTCGCAGCAACGCCCAGAGGCAGCAGATCAAGACCATGTACAAAACTCTGTTTGGAAAG GATCTGGTCAGTGACCTGAAGGGGGAGCTGGGGGGCAAATTTGAGTCCCTGATCGTGGGTCTGATGTCTGCACCCCTCGCCTATGATGTAACATCGATTCGCAATGCCATCAAG GGAGCAGGAACGGACGAGAAGGTGCTGGTGGAGATCATCGGCTCCAGAACGGCTCAGCAGGTGAAGGAGATCTCGGCTGCTTACAGAcagg AGTATGATGACGACCTGGAGGAGGACGTATCTGGGGACACTTCAGGTCACTTCAAGAGACTTCTGGTCATTCTGCTGCAG tccAACAGGCAGAAGGGGATCCAGCAGGGAGAGATTGAGAACGATGCTCAG GCCCTCTTCAAGGCCGGAGAGCAGAAGTTTGGCACCGATGAGCAGTCGTTCGTCACCATCCTGGGCAACCGCAGCGCCGAACATCTAAGAaaag tgtttgacGCCTACATGAAGCTGTCTGGATACGAGATGGAGGAGACCATCCAGAAGGAAACGTCTGGAGGCCTGAGAGACCTGCTCCTCGCCGTGG TGAAGTGTGCCCGAAGCGTTCCAGTCTATTTTGCTGAGACTCTGTACTACGCCATGAAG ggtgCTGGTACTGACGACGACACGCTGATCAGGGTGATGGTGACTCGCAGTGAGGTGGACTTGTTGGACGTCAGGTCTGAGTTCAGGAGGTTGTTCGCCTGCTCTCTGCATTCAATGATCAAG GGAGATACCGGCGGCGACTACCGTAAGGCCCTTCTGTTGCTCTGCGGCGGAGATGACGCATAA
- the LOC118117631 gene encoding fibroblast growth factor-binding protein 1-like, which produces MLLLLRTLAPWMLLAFLGHQVTLCSGARNKTRGADKPVNPPAGRGQRSGHDKGAATGRGKFTLKDKTQCTWGARDLGQAVRLSVKCENPEARVTGGTTAMECKYDGKPQSCPGYLSDPKGFWKQVARAFKRLQGKVCKDQRSLVRAGMCKRAPRDAHFKLDRSSSVASSQGGDPKTTAAPRPRTTSTTSTTTSTGQDCTRHQKTAEQYCSSSWASVCSFFFSMVQTDDC; this is translated from the coding sequence atgctgctgctgttgaggaCCCTCGCTCCCTGGATGCTGTTGGCCTTCCTCGGGCACCAGGTCACTCTGTGCTCCGGTGCGCGCAACAAGACCCGTGGAGCGGACAAGCCCGTGAACCCACCCGCGGGCAGAGGGCAGAGGAGCGGGCACGACAAGGGGGCAGCGACCGGCCGGGGGAAGTTCACGCTGAAGGATAAGACGCAGTGCACGTGGGGGGCGAGAGACTTGGGGCAGGCGGTGAGGCTGTCGGTGAAATGTGAGAACCCGGAGGCGCGCGTCACAGGCGGCACCACCGCCATGGAGTGTAAATACGACGGTAAACCTCAGAGCTGCCCGGGGTACCTCTCCGACCCCAAGGGCTTCTGGAAGCAGGTGGCCCGCGCGTTCAAGAGGCTCCAGGGCAAAGTGTGCAAGGACCAGCGCTCACTGGTGAGGGCCGGCATGTGCAAGCGCGCGCCCCGGGACGCGCACTTCAAGCTGGACCGCTCCAGCTCGGTGGCATCCTCTCAGGGAGGAGACCCGAAGACCACCGCCGCACCTCGGCCCCGCACCACCTcaaccacctccaccaccacctccaccggACAAGACTGCACCAGGCACCAGAAGACGGCTGAGCAGTACTGCAGCAGCTCGTGGGCCAGTGTttgctccttcttcttctccatggTGCAGACTGACGACTGTTAG
- the fgfbp2b gene encoding fibroblast growth factor-binding protein 2b, whose translation MRARMGVMLLVLAVTVCLSYAQTNNISNDSKPQQQQQQQQQQQQQLQQQPQQQQQQQQQQQQRSIWDEPIRFTTKTKDSCTMVVSGAGDYTRLRVSCKGPSQGQTPARSYYCDFQGKPNLCRAYNLNPRHYFTQFMWEMRKLSNACQGPKVYRPQMCKKYPDEAQMTFMSSWPKPAASKPATPKPATPKPSKPVQEQRKPVVPAQVKPAQVKPVATPKPVKPQPQQPGKPQPGKAPQTKKAAPKPAKTTTRPIEQTDSKASRIANEYCWKSFHGVCSYFIGWFQN comes from the coding sequence ATGAGAGCCAGGATGGGAGTGATGCTGCTGGTTCTTGCAGTGACCGTTTGTTTGTCATATGCTCAGACCAACAACATCAGCAATGACAGcaagccacagcagcagcagcagcagcagcagcagcagcagcaacagctgcaacagcagccgcagcagcagcaacagcaacagcagcagcagcagcagcgaagCATCTGGGATGAGCCCATCAGATTCACCACCAAGACCAAGGACTCCTGTACCATGGTAGTGTCCGGAGCTGGGGACTATACTCGCCTGCGCGTCTCCTGCAAAGGTCCCAGCCAGGGCCAGACCCCGGCACGCTCCTACTACTGCGACTTCCAGGGGAAACCCAACCTGTGCCGCGCCTACAACCTCAACCCCCGCCACTACTTCACCCAGTTCATGTGGGAGATGAGGAAGCTGAGCAATGCCTGCCAGGGACCCAAGGTCTACCGCCCACAGATGTGCAAGAAATACCCAGACGAGGCCCAGATGACCTTCATGAGCTCCTGGCCCAAACCCGCTGCCTCCAAGCCCGCCACCCCCAAGCCTGCCACCCCCAAGCCCTCCAAGCCCGTGCAGGAGCAGCGCAAACCGGTGGTGCCCGCCCAGGTCAAGCCCGCCCAGGTCAAGCCCGTCGCCACTCCTAAGCCTGTCAAGCCCCAGCCCCAGCAGCCCGGCAAGCCCCAGCCAGGCAAGGCCCCCCAGACCAAGAAAGCTGCCCCCAAGCCTGCGAAGACCACTACTCGTCCCATAGAGCAGACCGACTCCAAGGCCTCCCGTATTGCTAACGAGTACTGCTGGAAGAGCTTCCACGGCGTCTGCAGCTACTTCATCGGCTGGTTCCAGAACTGA
- the prom1b gene encoding prominin 1 b isoform X1: MLWSRCLVLLLCWGASGGEQQADERDGASAELRTDSRRQRSPPPVEPLDFGFVPAAVYDTHAYYEPGPVGILFHMVHAFLYVVQPNFFPKDMIVKIIQQNMGGIKIQEWRKPDNVVLLLQWIYYEAGFLICSTIGILFMVLTPIIGMCFCVCRCCENCGGEMHQRQRKNADCQRGFYTASLLASSIFIILGVLVAYAANHNVSMQIKSTRRLINTNIRDLKTFANNTPAQIDYLTAQYTTAKNKVLSDLDNIGPLLGGRIHSQLEKEVVPSLDNALRMVGAKVEGAIKAMRETKEALENVSSSLEVLQEGTGKLQASLSGERASLSNTLSDPACTNGAVSHTCNTIRSTLSQLGVNANYIGLPDVNHALANVQTVLRTDLSNIVQKGYSSFNDTPSLVKEQTKNIVSALPRVKGMLDKIGTEINNFAKMFPVEASLANFTTFLSEGQNNIEAFYPQIDQFDFYRWIGCVAALCLVVLILAFNILGLFCGTCGYDKQASPTTRGCLSNTGGNLLMAGVGFSFLFSWLLMGVVTTLFVVSGNVEKLICEPLANRQLFQIIDTPYLVHPAKRNFLPGMLFQNPNIDLTLGIMYRECYENNGLYQALQLETMFNINSFLNRTVYNKDLAKVFENVQVDLQDIALLEQAGRDNLINFANAGIGQIDYETYLSELAKGVTLVDLLSFASDLEAQADQLPRGALENALRGHASSIRQIHREVVVPMEQAMKYVRARSTLSQSIKQLQRTSNDLPVKVNNILSAIDAAEYLITHNASHVVKQEAKGYMQSLVGYFKQYTEWVKNSLTAEVAQCKPISNIVDSIEIVGCSFVVDSVNTFWFGLGGACIFMIPSIIFSIKLSKYYRRMDTEDVFEDTSYPWIVAL, encoded by the exons TCTTCCCCAAAG ATATGATTGTTAAAATCATTCAGCAAAACATGGGGGGAATCAAAATACAGGAATGGAGAAAG CCAGATAACGTCGTCCTGTTGCTACAG TGGATCTACTACGAGGCTGGATTCCTCATATGTTCCACCATCGGTATCTTGTTCATGGTGCTCACCCCGATCATCggcatgtgtttctgtgtgtgtcgaTGCTGCGAGAACTGCGGAGGGGAGATGCaccagagacagaggaagaacgCCGACTGTCAGAGGGGTTTCTACACCGCCTCgctcctcgcctcctccatcttcatcat tttgggGGTACTTGTTGCATATGCTGCCAACCATAATGTCAGCATGCAGATCAAGAGCACTCGCCGATTAATTAATACCAACATCAGGGACCTGAAGACATTCGCTAACAACACACCTGcg cAAATTGACTACCTGACAGCTCAGTACACCACAGCAAAGAACAAAGTCCTGTCCGACCTCGACA ACATCGGGCCGCTGTTGGGCGGGAGGATCCACAgtcagctggagaaggaggtggTGCCGTCACTGGACAATGCCCTGCGTATGGTCGGAG CAAAAGTTGAGGGGGCCATCAAAG CCATGCGGGAAACCAAGGAGGCCCTGGAGAACGTCAGCTCCTCCCTGGAGGTGCTTCAGGAGGGGACGGGGAAACTTCAGGCCAGCCTGTCGGGGGAGCGGGCCTCTCTGTCCAACACCCTGTCCGACCCCGCCTGCACTAACGGAGCCGTCTCTCACACCTGCAACACCATCCGATCCACGCTGTCCCAGCTGGGGGTCAATGCAAACTACATAGGG CTTCCAGATGTCAATCACGCTTTGGCCAATGTCCAAACAGTCCTGAGAACAGATCTCAGCAACATTGTACAAAAG GGTTACTCATCCTTTAACGACACCCCGAGTCTGGTTAAAGAGCAAACTAAAAATATTGTCTCAG CTCTTCCTC GAGTGAAGGGGATGTTGGATAAGATCGGCACAGAGATCAACAACTTCGCCAAGATGTTCCCAGTGGAAGCGTCTTTGGCCAATTTCACCACTTTCCTCAGTGAAGGGCAGAACAACATCGAGGCCTTTTACCCACAGATCGACCAGTTTGATTTCTACAG gtggATTGGCTGTGTGGCAGCGCTTTGCCTGGTCGTCTTGATCTTGGCCTTCAACATCCTCGGACTGTTCTGCGGCACCTGTGGCTACGATAAGCAGGCCTCACCCACAACCAGAGGATGCCTATCAAACACCGGTGGCAACCTGCTAATGGc TGGggtgggcttctctttcctcttttcctggTTGCTGATGGGCGTCGTGACCACGTTGTTTGTTGTTAGCGGCAACGTGGAGAAGCTGATCTGTGAACCGCTGGCAAACCGACAACTATTCCAG attatAGACACACCGTACCTGGTTCATCCTGCCAAGAGGAACTTCCTTCCTGGGATGCTGTTTCAGAATCCAAACATTGACTTGACTTTGGGAATCATGTACAG GGAGTGCTATGAGAACAACGGTCTGTATCAGGCTCTGCAGCTGGAGACCATGTTCAACATCAACTCCTTCCTCAACAGAACTGTG TACAACAAGGACCTGGCCAAAGTGTTTGAGAATGTGCAGGTGGACCTGCAGGACATCGCCCTGCTGGAGCAGGCCGGCAGAGACAACCTCATCAACTTCGCCAACGCTGGAATCGGACAGATCGATTATGAGACGTACCTGTCTGAG TTAGCCAAAGGGGTTACTCTCGTGGATCTCCTCTCCTTCGCTTCTGACCTGGAGGCTCAGGCTGACCAGCTG cCCCGTGGCGCTCTGGAGAACGCGCTGAGAGGACACGCCAGCAGCATCAGACAGATTCACAGAGAAGTGGTGGTGCCCATGGAGCAAGCAATG AAATATGTCCGAGCGCGG AGCACGCTGAGCCAGAgcatcaaacagctgcagaggacGTCCAACGACCTGCCG gtgaaGGTCAACAACATCCTGAGTGCCATTGATGCAGCAGAGTACCTCATCACTCACAACGCCTCCCATGTGGTGAAGCAG GAAGCAAAGGGCTACATGCAGAGCTTAGTGGGATACTTCAAACAGTACACAGAATGGGTCAAAAACTCT TTAACTGCAGAGGTGGCTCAGTGTAAACCCATCAGTAACATTGTTGACAGCATCGAGATCGTTGGGTGCAGCTTCGTAGTCGATTCAGTG aACACGTTCTGGTTCGGTCTGGGAGGCGCCTGCATCTTCATGATCCCCAGTATCATCTTCTCCATCAAACTGTCCAAGTATTACAGAAGGATGGACACAGAAGACGTCTTTGAAGA TACCTCTTACCCGTGGATTGTTGCACTTTGA
- the prom1b gene encoding prominin 1 b isoform X3 encodes MLWSRCLVLLLCWGASGGEQQADERDGASAELRTDSRRQRSPPPVEPLDFGFVPAAVYDTHAYYEPGPVGILFHMVHAFLYVVQPNFFPKDMIVKIIQQNMGGIKIQEWRKPDNVVLLLQWIYYEAGFLICSTIGILFMVLTPIIGMCFCVCRCCENCGGEMHQRQRKNADCQRGFYTASLLASSIFIILGVLVAYAANHNVSMQIKSTRRLINTNIRDLKTFANNTPAQIDYLTAQYTTAKNKVLSDLDNIGPLLGGRIHSQLEKEVVPSLDNALRMVGAKVEGAIKAMRETKEALENVSSSLEVLQEGTGKLQASLSGERASLSNTLSDPACTNGAVSHTCNTIRSTLSQLGVNANYIGLPDVNHALANVQTVLRTDLSNIVQKGYSSFNDTPSLVKEQTKNIVSALPRVKGMLDKIGTEINNFAKMFPVEASLANFTTFLSEGQNNIEAFYPQIDQFDFYRWIGCVAALCLVVLILAFNILGLFCGTCGYDKQASPTTRGCLSNTGGNLLMAGVGFSFLFSWLLMGVVTTLFVVSGNVEKLICEPLANRQLFQIIDTPYLVHPAKRNFLPGMLFQNPNIDLTLGIMYRECYENNGLYQALQLETMFNINSFLNRTVYNKDLAKVFENVQVDLQDIALLEQAGRDNLINFANAGIGQIDYETYLSELAKGVTLVDLLSFASDLEAQADQLPRGALENALRGHASSIRQIHREVVVPMEQAMSTLSQSIKQLQRTSNDLPVKVNNILSAIDAAEYLITHNASHVVKQEAKGYMQSLVGYFKQYTEWVKNSLTAEVAQCKPISNIVDSIEIVGCSFVVDSVNTFWFGLGGACIFMIPSIIFSIKLSKYYRRMDTEDVFEE; translated from the exons TCTTCCCCAAAG ATATGATTGTTAAAATCATTCAGCAAAACATGGGGGGAATCAAAATACAGGAATGGAGAAAG CCAGATAACGTCGTCCTGTTGCTACAG TGGATCTACTACGAGGCTGGATTCCTCATATGTTCCACCATCGGTATCTTGTTCATGGTGCTCACCCCGATCATCggcatgtgtttctgtgtgtgtcgaTGCTGCGAGAACTGCGGAGGGGAGATGCaccagagacagaggaagaacgCCGACTGTCAGAGGGGTTTCTACACCGCCTCgctcctcgcctcctccatcttcatcat tttgggGGTACTTGTTGCATATGCTGCCAACCATAATGTCAGCATGCAGATCAAGAGCACTCGCCGATTAATTAATACCAACATCAGGGACCTGAAGACATTCGCTAACAACACACCTGcg cAAATTGACTACCTGACAGCTCAGTACACCACAGCAAAGAACAAAGTCCTGTCCGACCTCGACA ACATCGGGCCGCTGTTGGGCGGGAGGATCCACAgtcagctggagaaggaggtggTGCCGTCACTGGACAATGCCCTGCGTATGGTCGGAG CAAAAGTTGAGGGGGCCATCAAAG CCATGCGGGAAACCAAGGAGGCCCTGGAGAACGTCAGCTCCTCCCTGGAGGTGCTTCAGGAGGGGACGGGGAAACTTCAGGCCAGCCTGTCGGGGGAGCGGGCCTCTCTGTCCAACACCCTGTCCGACCCCGCCTGCACTAACGGAGCCGTCTCTCACACCTGCAACACCATCCGATCCACGCTGTCCCAGCTGGGGGTCAATGCAAACTACATAGGG CTTCCAGATGTCAATCACGCTTTGGCCAATGTCCAAACAGTCCTGAGAACAGATCTCAGCAACATTGTACAAAAG GGTTACTCATCCTTTAACGACACCCCGAGTCTGGTTAAAGAGCAAACTAAAAATATTGTCTCAG CTCTTCCTC GAGTGAAGGGGATGTTGGATAAGATCGGCACAGAGATCAACAACTTCGCCAAGATGTTCCCAGTGGAAGCGTCTTTGGCCAATTTCACCACTTTCCTCAGTGAAGGGCAGAACAACATCGAGGCCTTTTACCCACAGATCGACCAGTTTGATTTCTACAG gtggATTGGCTGTGTGGCAGCGCTTTGCCTGGTCGTCTTGATCTTGGCCTTCAACATCCTCGGACTGTTCTGCGGCACCTGTGGCTACGATAAGCAGGCCTCACCCACAACCAGAGGATGCCTATCAAACACCGGTGGCAACCTGCTAATGGc TGGggtgggcttctctttcctcttttcctggTTGCTGATGGGCGTCGTGACCACGTTGTTTGTTGTTAGCGGCAACGTGGAGAAGCTGATCTGTGAACCGCTGGCAAACCGACAACTATTCCAG attatAGACACACCGTACCTGGTTCATCCTGCCAAGAGGAACTTCCTTCCTGGGATGCTGTTTCAGAATCCAAACATTGACTTGACTTTGGGAATCATGTACAG GGAGTGCTATGAGAACAACGGTCTGTATCAGGCTCTGCAGCTGGAGACCATGTTCAACATCAACTCCTTCCTCAACAGAACTGTG TACAACAAGGACCTGGCCAAAGTGTTTGAGAATGTGCAGGTGGACCTGCAGGACATCGCCCTGCTGGAGCAGGCCGGCAGAGACAACCTCATCAACTTCGCCAACGCTGGAATCGGACAGATCGATTATGAGACGTACCTGTCTGAG TTAGCCAAAGGGGTTACTCTCGTGGATCTCCTCTCCTTCGCTTCTGACCTGGAGGCTCAGGCTGACCAGCTG cCCCGTGGCGCTCTGGAGAACGCGCTGAGAGGACACGCCAGCAGCATCAGACAGATTCACAGAGAAGTGGTGGTGCCCATGGAGCAAGCAATG AGCACGCTGAGCCAGAgcatcaaacagctgcagaggacGTCCAACGACCTGCCG gtgaaGGTCAACAACATCCTGAGTGCCATTGATGCAGCAGAGTACCTCATCACTCACAACGCCTCCCATGTGGTGAAGCAG GAAGCAAAGGGCTACATGCAGAGCTTAGTGGGATACTTCAAACAGTACACAGAATGGGTCAAAAACTCT TTAACTGCAGAGGTGGCTCAGTGTAAACCCATCAGTAACATTGTTGACAGCATCGAGATCGTTGGGTGCAGCTTCGTAGTCGATTCAGTG aACACGTTCTGGTTCGGTCTGGGAGGCGCCTGCATCTTCATGATCCCCAGTATCATCTTCTCCATCAAACTGTCCAAGTATTACAGAAGGATGGACACAGAAGACGTCTTTGAAGAGTGA
- the prom1b gene encoding prominin 1 b isoform X2: MLWSRCLVLLLCWGASGGEQQADERDGASAELRTDSRRQRSPPPVEPLDFGFVPAAVYDTHAYYEPGPVGILFHMVHAFLYVVQPNFFPKDMIVKIIQQNMGGIKIQEWRKPDNVVLLLQWIYYEAGFLICSTIGILFMVLTPIIGMCFCVCRCCENCGGEMHQRQRKNADCQRGFYTASLLASSIFIILGVLVAYAANHNVSMQIKSTRRLINTNIRDLKTFANNTPAQIDYLTAQYTTAKNKVLSDLDNIGPLLGGRIHSQLEKEVVPSLDNALRMVGAKVEGAIKAMRETKEALENVSSSLEVLQEGTGKLQASLSGERASLSNTLSDPACTNGAVSHTCNTIRSTLSQLGVNANYIGLPDVNHALANVQTVLRTDLSNIVQKGYSSFNDTPSLVKEQTKNIVSALPRVKGMLDKIGTEINNFAKMFPVEASLANFTTFLSEGQNNIEAFYPQIDQFDFYRWIGCVAALCLVVLILAFNILGLFCGTCGYDKQASPTTRGCLSNTGGNLLMAGVGFSFLFSWLLMGVVTTLFVVSGNVEKLICEPLANRQLFQIIDTPYLVHPAKRNFLPGMLFQNPNIDLTLGIMYRECYENNGLYQALQLETMFNINSFLNRTVYNKDLAKVFENVQVDLQDIALLEQAGRDNLINFANAGIGQIDYETYLSELAKGVTLVDLLSFASDLEAQADQLPRGALENALRGHASSIRQIHREVVVPMEQAMKYVRARSTLSQSIKQLQRTSNDLPVKVNNILSAIDAAEYLITHNASHVVKQEAKGYMQSLVGYFKQYTEWVKNSLTAEVAQCKPISNIVDSIEIVGCSFVVDSVNTFWFGLGGACIFMIPSIIFSIKLSKYYRRMDTEDVFEDGQESWN, translated from the exons TCTTCCCCAAAG ATATGATTGTTAAAATCATTCAGCAAAACATGGGGGGAATCAAAATACAGGAATGGAGAAAG CCAGATAACGTCGTCCTGTTGCTACAG TGGATCTACTACGAGGCTGGATTCCTCATATGTTCCACCATCGGTATCTTGTTCATGGTGCTCACCCCGATCATCggcatgtgtttctgtgtgtgtcgaTGCTGCGAGAACTGCGGAGGGGAGATGCaccagagacagaggaagaacgCCGACTGTCAGAGGGGTTTCTACACCGCCTCgctcctcgcctcctccatcttcatcat tttgggGGTACTTGTTGCATATGCTGCCAACCATAATGTCAGCATGCAGATCAAGAGCACTCGCCGATTAATTAATACCAACATCAGGGACCTGAAGACATTCGCTAACAACACACCTGcg cAAATTGACTACCTGACAGCTCAGTACACCACAGCAAAGAACAAAGTCCTGTCCGACCTCGACA ACATCGGGCCGCTGTTGGGCGGGAGGATCCACAgtcagctggagaaggaggtggTGCCGTCACTGGACAATGCCCTGCGTATGGTCGGAG CAAAAGTTGAGGGGGCCATCAAAG CCATGCGGGAAACCAAGGAGGCCCTGGAGAACGTCAGCTCCTCCCTGGAGGTGCTTCAGGAGGGGACGGGGAAACTTCAGGCCAGCCTGTCGGGGGAGCGGGCCTCTCTGTCCAACACCCTGTCCGACCCCGCCTGCACTAACGGAGCCGTCTCTCACACCTGCAACACCATCCGATCCACGCTGTCCCAGCTGGGGGTCAATGCAAACTACATAGGG CTTCCAGATGTCAATCACGCTTTGGCCAATGTCCAAACAGTCCTGAGAACAGATCTCAGCAACATTGTACAAAAG GGTTACTCATCCTTTAACGACACCCCGAGTCTGGTTAAAGAGCAAACTAAAAATATTGTCTCAG CTCTTCCTC GAGTGAAGGGGATGTTGGATAAGATCGGCACAGAGATCAACAACTTCGCCAAGATGTTCCCAGTGGAAGCGTCTTTGGCCAATTTCACCACTTTCCTCAGTGAAGGGCAGAACAACATCGAGGCCTTTTACCCACAGATCGACCAGTTTGATTTCTACAG gtggATTGGCTGTGTGGCAGCGCTTTGCCTGGTCGTCTTGATCTTGGCCTTCAACATCCTCGGACTGTTCTGCGGCACCTGTGGCTACGATAAGCAGGCCTCACCCACAACCAGAGGATGCCTATCAAACACCGGTGGCAACCTGCTAATGGc TGGggtgggcttctctttcctcttttcctggTTGCTGATGGGCGTCGTGACCACGTTGTTTGTTGTTAGCGGCAACGTGGAGAAGCTGATCTGTGAACCGCTGGCAAACCGACAACTATTCCAG attatAGACACACCGTACCTGGTTCATCCTGCCAAGAGGAACTTCCTTCCTGGGATGCTGTTTCAGAATCCAAACATTGACTTGACTTTGGGAATCATGTACAG GGAGTGCTATGAGAACAACGGTCTGTATCAGGCTCTGCAGCTGGAGACCATGTTCAACATCAACTCCTTCCTCAACAGAACTGTG TACAACAAGGACCTGGCCAAAGTGTTTGAGAATGTGCAGGTGGACCTGCAGGACATCGCCCTGCTGGAGCAGGCCGGCAGAGACAACCTCATCAACTTCGCCAACGCTGGAATCGGACAGATCGATTATGAGACGTACCTGTCTGAG TTAGCCAAAGGGGTTACTCTCGTGGATCTCCTCTCCTTCGCTTCTGACCTGGAGGCTCAGGCTGACCAGCTG cCCCGTGGCGCTCTGGAGAACGCGCTGAGAGGACACGCCAGCAGCATCAGACAGATTCACAGAGAAGTGGTGGTGCCCATGGAGCAAGCAATG AAATATGTCCGAGCGCGG AGCACGCTGAGCCAGAgcatcaaacagctgcagaggacGTCCAACGACCTGCCG gtgaaGGTCAACAACATCCTGAGTGCCATTGATGCAGCAGAGTACCTCATCACTCACAACGCCTCCCATGTGGTGAAGCAG GAAGCAAAGGGCTACATGCAGAGCTTAGTGGGATACTTCAAACAGTACACAGAATGGGTCAAAAACTCT TTAACTGCAGAGGTGGCTCAGTGTAAACCCATCAGTAACATTGTTGACAGCATCGAGATCGTTGGGTGCAGCTTCGTAGTCGATTCAGTG aACACGTTCTGGTTCGGTCTGGGAGGCGCCTGCATCTTCATGATCCCCAGTATCATCTTCTCCATCAAACTGTCCAAGTATTACAGAAGGATGGACACAGAAGACGTCTTTGAAGA tggaCAAGAGAGCTGGAACTGA